The sequence below is a genomic window from Elusimicrobiales bacterium.
GTTTCGGCAGGTGGATAACCGTGTCGGTGGGCTGCGCGGCGGCAGCGGCGGGGGCGGTATACCTCAGGGAACTGCTGCCGGCGGATTCCGGCGGCCTGGTTGACCGGATACGCGCTCTGGAAATCAAAATGCCGGTTTCGCTCGCCGCAGTCGCGGCGCTTGCGGCGCTCTCCGGTCTTGTTTCGCTGGGCTGCACCGCGGGGGTGCCGGCTATATTTGAAAAATTGCTGTCCGTGAGGCGTATCCCGGCCTGGCAGCAGTACTGGCTTACCGGGGTTTACAGCGTGTTGTATGCCACTCCGCTGACCATTCTGGCGGTGGCCACCGCCTCGGCTGTTGAACGGCATGAACTGGACGCGCGCCAGGCCGGGGTTTTCAGAATCCTGGCCGGCGCGCTTATGGTGTTTTTCGGGCTGATGGTAATAATCATCTCCAGATGAGCTATTTCCTGCTGGCCGCGCTTAACCTGGTTTTTCTGCCCGCCGCGGCGGCTTATCTGCTCTGGTTTCTTGTTTCCCCGCGGCGCGCGCTGCTTAAGGAGCTGGCCGGGGAGCTTAAAGAGCGCGTCGCCCTCTATTCCGCCAGGCCGGATTTCAAAGGCTGCCTGTGGATTCACGGCGCCAGCGTGGGCGAGATAAAATCCGCCGCCTTGCTGGCGCAGAAGCTGCGCGCGCAAAACCCCGCCCTCAAAATACTCGTTACTGCCTCCACCTCCGCCGGCAGGGAGGCCGCGCGCGCATTTGCGGACGAGGCCGTGCTAGCCCCGCTGGATTTTTATCCGTTCTGCTCGGATTTCATGGCGGCGTTCCGCCCGTCCCGCCTGCTGGTGATAGAGACGGAGCTTTGGCCCAATATGTTCGTCTGCGCCGGGCGCAACGGGGCGGACATAAGCATAGTCAACGGGCGGCTGTCGGAAAAAAGCGCGCGGCTCTACGGGTTTATCAGGCCGCTTGTATCGCTGATGGGGGAGCATGTCTCCCTGGTCTGCGCGCAGACGGAACGCGACGCGGCGCGCTATCGCGGGCTGGGTTTTGGCGGGGTTACGGTTTCCGGCAACATCAAATATGACCTGCTGCAATCCAGGCCGGATAATGTTTCCAGGGCCGGCGAGATGATGGCCTGGCTGGGCTGGGGGGGGGCGAAAATACTGGTTTGCGGCAGCGTGCATCAGGAGGAAGAGCGGCTTTTCGTGCCCATGATACAGGCGCTCAAATCCTCCGTGCCCGGGTTCAGGCTGGTTATCGCGCAGCGGCATCTGGAGCGCGGCCCCGCGCTGGCGGCGCTGCTGGCGGAGAACAGGGTCAACTATACGCTGCTTGGCGACTGCCTTGCCGGCAGCCACTGCGCCATGTGCGACTGTCTGGTGCTGGACGAGATGGGCTGGCTGCCCGCGTTCTACGCCGCGGGGACGGCGGTCTTTGTGGGCGGGACCATAGCCCCGCGCGGCGGGCATAATCTGCTGGAAGCCGCCATAACCGGCAGGCCGGTGCTGTTTGGCGAAAGCGTGCATAACACGCCGGAGGCCGCCGCCGCGCTGCTCAAGTCCGGCGGCGGTTTGCAGATAACGCCGCAGGACGCCGCCGTAAAAATCGCCGCGCTGCTGGGCGACCCCGCCGCGCTGTCCGCCGCGGGCGCCGCCGCCCAGTCCGCTGCGGAAACCTTCCGCGGCGCGACCATTGCCGTGGCCGCCGCGCTGGCCGCGCAAAAAGCGTGAAAAAAATACTTGTGGTGCGGCTGTCCTCTCTGGGCGATATTGCGCTGACCGCGCCGGTTTACCGCAATATCAGGGCGCACTGGCCGGACGCGCGCATTTCGGTGATGGTCAAACCGCAGTACGCCGCCGCGCTGGCCGGGCATCCCTGCATAGACGAAATAATTCCGTACGAGGGTTTTTTTTCCGCGCTGGCGCGCGCCAGGGCTGGCGGATTCACGCATTATCTGGATTTGCATGCCAATCCGCGCTCGGCGCTGCTGGGCGTGATGTCCGGCATAGCGGAGAAATCCCGCTACCGCAAGGATTCGCTGGCGCGGCGGTTTTTTGTCAAATTCAGGCTGCAAAGCCCCGCGCTGGAGCGGCATGTGCTGGACCGCTATCTGGACAGCCTGATCAAATGGGGCATCCCGGTAGTCTGCGATTCTCCCTCGCTGGCGGACCTGGCGGCGGGCCGCTCCGCCGCCGCGCCCTCAAAAATCTGCATAATACAGACCGCTTTTCTGGGCGATGCGGTGCTTACCGTGCCGCTTGTCAGGCGCGCGGCGCAGCTGTTTCCGCAGGCGCGGCTGGCGGTGGCCGCCCGGCCCGAAACGGCGGATATTTTCCGCAGGCTGCCGGAAGTGGCGCAGGTAATAGTGGACGACAAGCGCGGCGCGGGCGTTGTGCGCGGCTTTACCGCGCTGGTGGAGAATTTGCGCTCGGGCGGATTTTCGCTGGCGCTTATCCCGCACCGCTCGTTTCGCAGCGCGCTGGCGGCTAAAATGGCCGGCATACCGGAGCGGGTGGGCTTTGATAAAAGCGCGGGCAGGGCGTTCCTTACCAAAACCGCGCCTTTTTCCTGGCTTTTGCATGATGCGGAGCGCAACCTGTCGCTCCTTAACGCCGTGGCCGGCGCGGGCGATTGCGTGTGCGCCGCGCTGGGCGGAGACAAGCCGCTGTCCGCCGGAATTCTGGCCTCCCTGGAGGCTGAAACCGGCTGGAAATCGCCGCTGCTTATAGGGGTGCATCCCGGCTCGGTCTGGCCCACCAAGCGCTGGCCGCCGGAGCGTTTTGCCCAGGCCATAAGGCTTATAAACGCCGCCTCCGGCGCGAAAGCCGTGCTGGTGGGCGGCAAAGGGGATGCCGGCTTGTGTTCACAAATCGCCGCCGCCTGCCCCGGCATGGCCGTGAGCATGGCGGGACGGACGGACATGCGCGGGCTTATCGCGCTGGTCTCGCTTTGCGGGATTTTCCTGACCAACGATTCGGGGCCCATGCACATAGCCTCGGCCTGCGGGGTTCCGGTGGTGGCCTTGTTCGGCCCCACCACCAAAGAGCTTGGATTTTTTCCATACGGGAAAGGCCACCGCGTCCTGCAGGCCGGCCTGCCGTGCAGGCCGTGCGCGCTTCACGGCGGGCTGCGCTGCCCGCGCGGCCATTTCCTGTGCATGCGGCTTATCACCGCGGACGCCGCCGCCCGGGCGGGGCTTGAGCTTCTCTCCGTCAAACGGTAGAATCACTGTGTGGAAAAATATCTTCTGGTCCGCACCGACAGAGTCGGCGACCTCGTTCTGACCACTCCGGCCATCAACGCCCTGCGCAAAAGCCGGCCCGCAGCGCATATAACGGTGCTGGCCAGTCCCTATGCCGCCGAAATCCTGCGCGGGCATCCCTCGGTTGACGGGATAATTCTGGACAAGCCGCTGCCGCTGCTTGCGCGCGAGTTGCGCGCGGAAAATTTTGATGTCTGCGTTCATTTTTTCGTTACTTTCAGGACCGCGCTGGCGGCCCGGCTGGCCCGCATACCGCGCAGGATAGGGCCGGCCTCCAAAATCTGGTCCGTGTTTTTCAGCGAAAGGGCGCGGCAGGACCGCTCCTCCGCGCCGGGGCACGAGGCGGATTTTAATCTGGGGCTGTTGTCTCCGCTGGGCGCGGACGCGCGCGGCGCGAAAACCTCGCTTTTCATAACCCCGGAGGAACGCGCCGAGGCGGACCGGTATCTGGCCCGCAAATGCGGACTTGCGGGAAACGGGGAGCTGTTTGTGCTGCATCCGGGCTCCAGCGGTTCCGCCCCAGCCTGGCCGCCGGAGCATTATGCCGGGCTGGCGGATAAAATAGCCGCCTCCATGCCGGAGGCGAAGGTGCTGGTTACCGGTTCTGCGCGGGAACTGCCGCTGCTGCGCCGCGTCCGTGACGCGATGTCGGGCAAAGCCGCCTTAATGGACGAGCCTGTGTCCCTGCGGCTGATGATGGCGGTGATAGCGCGCGCGCGGCTGGTGGCAACCAATTCCACCGGGCCGCTGCATATCGCGGTCGCGCTGGGGACGCCTACGGTTTCGTTTTATCCCAGACTGAAGGGCTGTTCCGCCGGGCGGTGGGGGCCGTACGGCGGCGGCCCGCATACCGTGCTGGAGCCGGAGGCGGGGGACGGACGCATGGAAACCATAACCGTGGAAAACGCTTTCAGGGCGGTCCGGGAGCGTGCGGCGGGAGTATGAAAATACTGCATCTTGGCAACGAAACCTGGGACAGCGGGCTTACCGAGTATTCGCTGGTCCTGGCCGCGGCGCAGCAGTCCGCGGGCCGGGAGGTGCTATACCTGGCGCGCGCGGGCAGCCATGCCAGCAGGCGCGCCTACAAGCTGGGCATAAAGGGCGCGGCCTTCAGAGGCTGGCGGGATTTTTACAAGCTGGTCCGCATGGCGCGGCATTTCGCGCCGGAAGTAATCAACGCGCACACGGGCGGCTCGCACACCATGGCGGTCGCGCTGAACGCGTTTCTGAAATCCCCCGCCGCAATCGTGCGCACCCGCGCCGACGCCAGGCCCGCGCAGCGCAGGCTGTTCTCCGGCCCGCTGTGGAAGCGCACCAACGGGTTCATGGCGGCCAATTCGCTCATTCTGGCGGATTTTAAGCGGCTGGGACTGTCCGGCGTGTGCGCCGACATGGTGGGCCAGGGGATTTTTGACGGCGCCCCGGCGGCAAAGCCGCCGAAAAAAGATAATATATTCAGGGTCGCGATAGTGGCGCGGCTGGACCCGGTCAAGGGCCACCGGACAGCGATAGAGGCATTCGCCCGGCTGCTGAAAACCTGTCCTCAGGCGCGGCTGGAAGTGTCCGGGGAGGATTGCAATATCTCCGCCGCGCAGCTGCGGCAGTTCACGGACAGGCTGGGAATTTCCTCTTCCGTGGAATTTCGCGGCAGAGTGCCAGACGTTTTTGAATACATGAGCGGCTTTGACGCGGGG
It includes:
- a CDS encoding glycosyltransferase family 4 protein; its protein translation is MKILHLGNETWDSGLTEYSLVLAAAQQSAGREVLYLARAGSHASRRAYKLGIKGAAFRGWRDFYKLVRMARHFAPEVINAHTGGSHTMAVALNAFLKSPAAIVRTRADARPAQRRLFSGPLWKRTNGFMAANSLILADFKRLGLSGVCADMVGQGIFDGAPAAKPPKKDNIFRVAIVARLDPVKGHRTAIEAFARLLKTCPQARLEVSGEDCNISAAQLRQFTDRLGISSSVEFRGRVPDVFEYMSGFDAGIVPSLGSEAVSRAALEWQCCGVPVVASAVGGLPDMVRDGVNGFLVPPGDTALLAAALSKLAAEPELAAQMGRSARENYLSGHTPQAFEQAAYDLYEWAICGVSRRQRKGA
- a CDS encoding glycosyltransferase family 9 protein; the protein is MKKILVVRLSSLGDIALTAPVYRNIRAHWPDARISVMVKPQYAAALAGHPCIDEIIPYEGFFSALARARAGGFTHYLDLHANPRSALLGVMSGIAEKSRYRKDSLARRFFVKFRLQSPALERHVLDRYLDSLIKWGIPVVCDSPSLADLAAGRSAAAPSKICIIQTAFLGDAVLTVPLVRRAAQLFPQARLAVAARPETADIFRRLPEVAQVIVDDKRGAGVVRGFTALVENLRSGGFSLALIPHRSFRSALAAKMAGIPERVGFDKSAGRAFLTKTAPFSWLLHDAERNLSLLNAVAGAGDCVCAALGGDKPLSAGILASLEAETGWKSPLLIGVHPGSVWPTKRWPPERFAQAIRLINAASGAKAVLVGGKGDAGLCSQIAAACPGMAVSMAGRTDMRGLIALVSLCGIFLTNDSGPMHIASACGVPVVALFGPTTKELGFFPYGKGHRVLQAGLPCRPCALHGGLRCPRGHFLCMRLITADAAARAGLELLSVKR
- a CDS encoding glycosyltransferase family 9 protein, whose translation is MEKYLLVRTDRVGDLVLTTPAINALRKSRPAAHITVLASPYAAEILRGHPSVDGIILDKPLPLLARELRAENFDVCVHFFVTFRTALAARLARIPRRIGPASKIWSVFFSERARQDRSSAPGHEADFNLGLLSPLGADARGAKTSLFITPEERAEADRYLARKCGLAGNGELFVLHPGSSGSAPAWPPEHYAGLADKIAASMPEAKVLVTGSARELPLLRRVRDAMSGKAALMDEPVSLRLMMAVIARARLVATNSTGPLHIAVALGTPTVSFYPRLKGCSAGRWGPYGGGPHTVLEPEAGDGRMETITVENAFRAVRERAAGV
- a CDS encoding glycosyltransferase N-terminal domain-containing protein; the protein is MSYFLLAALNLVFLPAAAAYLLWFLVSPRRALLKELAGELKERVALYSARPDFKGCLWIHGASVGEIKSAALLAQKLRAQNPALKILVTASTSAGREAARAFADEAVLAPLDFYPFCSDFMAAFRPSRLLVIETELWPNMFVCAGRNGADISIVNGRLSEKSARLYGFIRPLVSLMGEHVSLVCAQTERDAARYRGLGFGGVTVSGNIKYDLLQSRPDNVSRAGEMMAWLGWGGAKILVCGSVHQEEERLFVPMIQALKSSVPGFRLVIAQRHLERGPALAALLAENRVNYTLLGDCLAGSHCAMCDCLVLDEMGWLPAFYAAGTAVFVGGTIAPRGGHNLLEAAITGRPVLFGESVHNTPEAAAALLKSGGGLQITPQDAAVKIAALLGDPAALSAAGAAAQSAAETFRGATIAVAAALAAQKA